AAAAGGTATGATCACTGATCTTTTTTGCAGAAACCCACAAACATGGACACCACAGGAGGACGGcttataataatgtctggaacagagccaatggaatggcatcaaacacctggaaaccatggaaacaatgtgtttgatgtatttgataccattccaccgatTCCGCCCCAGTCATtgccatgagcccgtcctccccagttcaggtgccaccaacctcctgtgatggaCACACATAGTGGTTCCTTTGTGCTCCAATGACTTGTTTGATTAACATGAATCTGATCTGTAATGTGACTTTCAATTGGCTGGTCTAGTCTAATTAATAACAGCACTAAGCAGAGCTGAGAGGATCTGTTATCTTGTCAGCTGACACAGAACTGGAATAAAAAATGGCTGTGATGTCTACAATCCCTGAGCCCAACATTCACTTAAAAATATTCTAACatgtacagtagaatgtatttaCTTCCGTGTGAATGGTCAAGTTGTGGTGCTGGCACATTTGAGTGTTGAATGCATCATTTAGACTATAGGTTGAACGCCGCTGATCTTTCTTCGTGGTTCCACCAATTAGTCTTAACACAGACTTTTCTTTTTGCTTGTCCTTTCCACAGCCCACTTCACTGATGAGGTCAGAGACACCCATACGAGAGGAGGACTGAGCAGGCCCTTCGCCAGCACGGCTCTCCTCTGGAGAAGCCCAGGTGCAACAGCAGCAGGGGCAGCTTTTCCCCATCCAACTCCCTAGGACCCAAAAGTCCTAAACTCCACATTTCCTCTCTTAGTGGGTCCCCGCGAGCGTTCAAAACTGTTTCTCCAACGCTTCTACCAAAAACTCAGACTGTTTTCCAGAGCAGAAGCAGCGGTTGGGCccagctgctcctcctcccaggGGGAAGCCATGGGGAGCGTGCGAAGCCACCGCTACAGCATTGTCTCCTCCGAGGAAGACGGCATGAAGCTAGCCGCCATCGCCGCCATGCCCAATGGCTACGCCAACGGCACGGTGGCCAAGGTTCACGCGGCGCAGCAGCAGGCTGTGAGCCGCTTTGTCCAGAAAGACGGCCACTGCAACGTGCAGTTCATCAACATGAGCGAGAAGGGCCAGCGTTACCTTGCCGACCTGTTCACCACCTGTGTGGACATCCGCTGGCGCTGGATGTTGATCATCTTCTGCctgtccttcctcctctcctggctCTTCTTCGGCTTCGTCTTCTGGCTGGTAGCGCTCTCCTACGGCGACCTGGAGAACGAGACGCAGATGTGCGTGTCTAACGTCAACAGCTTCACCGCCGCCTTCCTCTTCTCCGTGGAGACACAGACCACCATTGGCTACGGCTACCGCTACGTCACTGAGGAGTGTCCCGTGGCCGTCTTCATGGTGGTCTTCCAGAGCATCTTCGGCTGCATCATCGACGCCTTCATCATTGGCGCCGTCATGGCTAAGATGGCCAAGCCCAAGAAGAGGAACGAGACGCTGATCTTCAGCCACTACGCTACGGTGGCCATGCGGGACAGCAAGCTGTGCCTGATGTGGCGCGTGGGGAACCTGCGTAAGAGCCACCTGGTGGAGGCCCACGTGCGCGCCCACCTCCTCAGGTCGCGAACCACGGCCGAAGGCGAGTATATCCCCCTGGACCAGATGGACATCGACGTGGGCTTCGACAGTGGCGTCGACCGCGTCTTCCTGGTGTCACCCATCACTATTGTCCATGAGATCGACGAGGACAGCCCCTTGTATGAGATGAGCAAACAGGAGCTGGAAACGTCCCAGTTTGAGATGGTGGTGATCCTGGAAGGTATGGTGGAAGCCACGGCCATGACCACCCAGTGCCGCAGCTCCTACGTGGCCAGCGAGGTTCTCTGGGGCCACCGCTTCGAGCCAGTCCTGTTCGAGGAGAATAACTACTACAAGGTGGACTACTCGCGCTTCGAGAAAACCTACGAGGTGAGCAGCACGCCCCAGTGTAGTGCCAGGGACCTGGCCGAGAAGAAGTCTCTGGTCTCTTGCTCCAACTCCTTCTGTTATGAGAACGAGGTGGCCCTTGAAaaagtggagatggaggagacgtttgacgaggagaaagaggaggatggggaggagaaggaggaggtaaAAATGGAGGATCAGGGTGCTATTGAGAACGGCATTGAGAAcgcaacactggaggagacaaacacagacacagtctctgtACATTCTGAACACAATCAGGATACCAGGAGTCTGACGATGCCTTCAGAAGCAAGGCCTCTAAGACGAGAATCAGAAATATGACTGCAGAGATGTTAGGGGGGAAATACTACATGAAATACTATTATGATAGGTTTGACCTTTGCTCCTAACgtctgtctgtactactgcaGGATGGCTTGACTGTGAGGTGAGTGTCCTTTTCTGAGGAAGACACTCAGGCACAAGTGTATACAGAATTAACAGACCAGAGAAAATTATGCAATATTATTTATTCTCTTTACACAAGTCCCTCATCTGGTGGGAAGCGATGGTAGATTGACTGAGAGGAGTTGATGGCTCTTCTGGCCCGTGGCACTATAGGAATGAGACGGGTTAGGTAGCATtttacacagtgtgtgtgtgtgtgtgtgtgtgtgtgtgtgtgtgtgtgtgtgtgtgtgtgtgtgtgtgtgtgtgtgtgtgtgtgtgtgtgtgtgtgtgtgtgtgtgtgtgagcctttgAAAGTTGCAAGAGAACATTGGAAAGTTGTCACATTGAAACACTCGAAACACACGAAAAAATTATATATACCTATACTTTAGAAGTATTACTATatttatatactatagtatttactgtagtgtttttgtggatctgtctgtagtatactgtagtattgtctgtagtgtttttgcagacattactctagtatactgtagtatttactgtagcgtTTTTCTAGAcattactgtattatactgtagtatttactatagtgtttttacagacattcgtgtagtatttactatagtgtttttgcagacattactgtagtagactgtagtttttactgtagtgttttgcagacattactgtagtatactgtagtatttactatagtgtttttgcagacattactgtagtatactgtagtttttactgtagtgttttgcagacattactgtagtatactgtagtttttactgtagtgttttgcagacattactgtagtatactgtagtatttactatagtgtttttgcagacattactgtagtatactgtagtttttactgtagtgttttgcagacattactgtagtatactgtagtatttactatagtgtttttgcagacattactgtagtatactgtagtttttactgtagtgttttgcagacattactgtagtatactgtagtatttactatagtgtttttgcagacattactgtagtatactgtagtatttactatagtgtttttgcagacattactgtagtatactgtagtttttactatagtgtttttgcagacattactgtagtatactgtagtttttactgtagtgttttgcagacattactgtagaatactgtagtatttactatagtgttttgcagacattactgtagtatactgtagtttttactgtagtgttttgcagatattactgtagtatatagtatagtattttTGTTTTATTCTTATTTTTATTCTCTTTTGTTATCTGTCTGTGCCACAAATTGGGGTGTGGGGGAAGGGAATGTGCAGGACATATGCAAATGCAATGTTAGCATACCAATACAAtgtgtactgtagtattctacagtattcaaAAAATTATATAGTAAGCACTAAATCAGGGTTCCCCAATTAGTGGCCCTCGGGCTGaatttatttggccccccaagttttcATTATTTAtaattttcattgttggacataaaagactgtaaaaacaccaggaaatcagttACAAGTTATTTGGTAAATCTGTTGCCAACTATTCCCACACGTAATAGACATGTGATCTTATACAAATATAAGCAACGTTTGAAATAGTtctgttttagtcaaatattatatatttttggtGCTTCTTGCGACCAATTtgcaaatgatttgtaattatgttcctgGCCCCCCGACTACCTTCTCAAGAAAAAATCAGCCCGCAGCTGAATCTATTTTATGATCATTGCACTacatgatcgagggatactacagtgtatagtatagtactctACATTATACTACAACATTCCGTAGTACGCACTATACAATCAAGGGATACTATAGTGTGGAGtgcagtattctacagtatactacagtttgcTACAGTTTAATCGCTGTAAACGCAACAACCAAAGAGATGTTTCTATTTGCATATTTTGTAAATATGAGCTGCCCCGATATTTTGAATTAGCTTAGTGAATTAGCTTAGTGTTGTTTACTTGGACTAATTAAGGGTGGCTGGAGAGGGATAGTGTTCGTAGcagggaaggagtgttgtattcCCAATCAACCAGCCTCTCCTATTGTGTTCTCAACTTTCCAAATAGCTGTGGAAATATAGGAAATGTATGTTATCCAGAACAAAGGGAAGAGATCATTTTTTGTGTAAAAGATTGTGTCAGTTAGATTTCAAGAGATGTAGCTACAGCATGTAGTTATTTTCTTCATTTTACTGTTGCACAGTTTGACAATATAAAATTATACACAGCTTAATCTCTGTACAAAAAGTATATTTAGTTTTTCACACTTTGAAAATAATCTTTGAAGATTACATGTAATACCACTAATTTGGCCACAGTTTTCCAACAGGTAGTCTTCCTCCATGAAAACAACCCcatctattgtgtgtgtgtgtgtgtgtgtgtgtgtgtgtgtgtgtgtgtgtgtgtgtgtgtgtgtgtgtgtgtgtgtgtgtgtgtgtgtgtgtgtgtgtgtgtgtgtgtgtgtgcgtgcgtgcgtgcgtgtgtgtgtggggcgtgCATCTGTGTATCTAGTGCTGCATAGCTCATATTAGTGTGCTACTGTACATTATGCTTCAGTCCATCTTCTTGTTGTCTTAgttcagatgtaggatcttaatttgaccggtattgtcacagcaaaataatcctgcagcaaccaGATTTGAGCATTTAGTCTTTTTCGCCAATGTAATGTTGCTTGATCAGTGGTTAGGCTATCAGCTGGACAAAGTTAGGCTACATGCAAAGTGCAATACTGATAATAtgttagtgtgggttttcagtgaatgTATGTAAATCGCCAAGCTCATCTGCGTTCCTCCAGCGCAGTAATATTTTCAGCGGCAACAgagtggtcaaattaagatcctacatatttATAGCATCTTTCGCAACGTGAGCCTTAACTCAAGTCTCAGTAACATGAGCCATCACTTGAGATTTGGCTTTAAAACAGCTcacagtgcaagaggtgtcataTAAACCAGCAGGAAGATACATCTCAACGGTCCAGGGATGTCTAGTACAGGGGTTCCCAAACCTTTTTGGCCCACGACCCCATTTTGATATTTTGGCCCGTGACCCCATTTTGATATTTTGGCCCACGACCCAATTTTGATATTTTGGCCCACAACCCCACCATGTGAAAAAAGTGATGTAATCAGCGGCCAATGTTTACTTTTTAAATTTGGGCGATGACAGTCTATCACAAATCAGTCTAACAGTAATTTTGAAGGCAGTATAGTTTGAAGTGACTGAAATGCATCATAAAGGTATTGGGAAGTTCAGAAGATCATCAGGCAATAATTCTGTGTAATCTTCTGTGTAGAAAAGAACATTTCATTGACAATGTTCTTTTCacccagtctgatttagtgccTGGTCTTATCATAATGAGTCCTGTGCTGATTTTGGTCAGAAGGAAACATAAGACAAATACAGGATGTGCTCCTGAGTGTCTTATCTCTCAGTGATGGGGTCATAATATTGTGTAGCTTAAACGTTTA
The genomic region above belongs to Oncorhynchus masou masou isolate Uvic2021 unplaced genomic scaffold, UVic_Omas_1.1 unplaced_scaffold_708, whole genome shotgun sequence and contains:
- the LOC135537076 gene encoding inward rectifier potassium channel 2-like — protein: MGSVRSHRYSIVSSEEDGMKLAAIAAMPNGYANGTVAKVHAAQQQAVSRFVQKDGHCNVQFINMSEKGQRYLADLFTTCVDIRWRWMLIIFCLSFLLSWLFFGFVFWLVALSYGDLENETQMCVSNVNSFTAAFLFSVETQTTIGYGYRYVTEECPVAVFMVVFQSIFGCIIDAFIIGAVMAKMAKPKKRNETLIFSHYATVAMRDSKLCLMWRVGNLRKSHLVEAHVRAHLLRSRTTAEGEYIPLDQMDIDVGFDSGVDRVFLVSPITIVHEIDEDSPLYEMSKQELETSQFEMVVILEGMVEATAMTTQCRSSYVASEVLWGHRFEPVLFEENNYYKVDYSRFEKTYEVSSTPQCSARDLAEKKSLVSCSNSFCYENEVALEKVEMEETFDEEKEEDGEEKEEVKMEDQGAIENGIENATLEETNTDTVSVHSEHNQDTRSLTMPSEARPLRRESEI